CGCGTGACGGCGTACAGCCAGGCATCGTGCCGGGCGTCGTCTCGAAACAAGCGTTGCTGCAGGCGCGCTTCGCGACAGGCACCAATCGCTTCCGCCAGACCAATGCTGGCGGTGTTGTCGCAATCGATGATCAGCTCGACCCGCGACAGCACATGCTCGCGAAAGGCTTTGTCCAGCAGCTGTGTCAGGGCCCTGCGCGCCACGCCACGGCGCCAATGATCCATACGCACCCAGTAGCCGGCCTCGGCGGTGGCATGCAACACGTCAATGCGATGCAGACCGCAAACACCCAGCACCTGCCCGCCCGGCGTCACGATGCCGTAGTTAAACTCCAGGCCCGCACCGCGCAACACGGCGCAACGTGCCTGAAAGGCCTGCTGGTCGCGCAAGGAGTAGGCCGATGTCAGCCAGTGCATCCACGGTGCCAAACCGTGGCGGCTGGACATCACCGCGTCATACGCCGAGGCGGAGGACACCTGCTCCACCGGCTGCAGCGAGATGCGAGGGCTCTTGATCATGCGGCGATGGTATCCCAGCTTGAACGGCGACCCGCGCTGCGGCCACCGTGACAGAAGCGGTCGCCGACCTGGGCCAAGGTCGGCGCTCGCGCACCGCCATGCTCAGTCTTCAGGCGTCTCCGCACTCCCCGACCGACGGGCGCGCGGATGCGCCTTGTCGTACACATCGGCCAGGTGCTGAAAATCCAGATGGGTGTAGACCTGCGTGGTGCTGATGCTGGCATGGCCCAACAGCTCCTGCACTGCGCGCAGATCGCCGCTGGACTCCAACATATGCGTGGCAAAAGCATGTCGCAGCCGGTGAGGGTGCAGCCGACTCGGCAGGCTGGCACGCTCGGCGGCCTGGGCCAGGCGCGACTGCACCGAGCGAGGTGACAGCCGCCCCCCGCGCGTCGAAACGAACAGCGCGGGCTCATCCGGCGCGGCCATCTCGCCGCGCAGCTTGACCCACCGCCGAACCGCACGGGCGGCCATCCGCCCGACGGGCACCTCACGGGCCTTGGCCCCCTTACCCGTCACACGCAGCAGCCCTTCATCGGGCCGAAAGTCATTGAGGTTGATGCCGACCAGCTCGGCCAGACGCAGACCACTGGAATAAATCAGTTCCATCATCGCCTGGTCCCGCACCGCCACGACCGAGGCCGGTTCGCTCTCCAGCAAACTGCTGACCTCATCGACATCGAGGCTCTTGGGCAACGGCCTGCCCCGCTTGGGCGCCTGCACATCGGCTGCCGGATCGGCGCTGGCTTGACCGTGCCGGATGAGGTGCGCATAGAAGCTGCGCACCGCCGACAACGCCCGCTGCAGAGACGCCGCTGACAAGCCGCGCCGGTGCTCCGCTGCGACCCACTGGCGGATGTGGGCAACACC
The sequence above is drawn from the Abyssibacter profundi genome and encodes:
- a CDS encoding GNAT family N-acetyltransferase, coding for MIKSPRISLQPVEQVSSASAYDAVMSSRHGLAPWMHWLTSAYSLRDQQAFQARCAVLRGAGLEFNYGIVTPGGQVLGVCGLHRIDVLHATAEAGYWVRMDHWRRGVARRALTQLLDKAFREHVLSRVELIIDCDNTASIGLAEAIGACREARLQQRLFRDDARHDAWLYAVTRSRWSASRTR
- the xerC gene encoding tyrosine recombinase XerC, whose translation is MPALQTELDAFDRVLRDERQLSAHTRAAYQRDLGRLQAFLITQSVEDWGRVGVAHIRQWVAAEHRRGLSAASLQRALSAVRSFYAHLIRHGQASADPAADVQAPKRGRPLPKSLDVDEVSSLLESEPASVVAVRDQAMMELIYSSGLRLAELVGINLNDFRPDEGLLRVTGKGAKAREVPVGRMAARAVRRWVKLRGEMAAPDEPALFVSTRGGRLSPRSVQSRLAQAAERASLPSRLHPHRLRHAFATHMLESSGDLRAVQELLGHASISTTQVYTHLDFQHLADVYDKAHPRARRSGSAETPED